GGCAAACAGAGTCTACAAGGAGCCCACAAGCTCACTAGGCGGCAATTTTTTGTGTTTTGACCTTTTTCTGAAACCTATTCGAGATCTGAccctaattcaaaaaaaattcgagATCTGACCCTGGTGGTAGGGtgtaacagcctaccgccagggaccttgaCAGTAGGAAACATCCCTACCGCCAAACATACTGGCGGTAGCCTGTACAACCCTACCGTCATGGACTTtgacggtagcaaaagggtcagattttGAAATTTTATTAGACTAGGGTCATATCTTGAATAGATatcagaaaagggtcaaaacacggaATTTAGCCTCACTAGGCGCTCTTACGAGTAGGACCCATCCACGTTCGAACCGGAGACCTCTTGTATGCAGTCAAATGTTCTACCACTAAGCTATGGACCCAAGTGATAAACTAATGCAAAATTGATTTATATGATAATTACAAGTAACACTCGAGAAACTGAGTAGAGAGACCAATTCAGATGTGACCCAAGAAACCCATAGCCGGCGGTACGTCACAGTCACACCTCTCGCCTGGCGGTTCCATTCGGCAGCTCGAGGACACGAGAAAATCCACTTGCCGCAGAGCTGCTGACCTGCGCGCTGAAACACGCCATCATTCCGTGGAGCAAACTCCAAAACTTCCCCGGTAACCCGCACCTCACTCAACGACCCTCCCAACGGCACTCGGCAGTCGCCACCGTCGCGGCGCTCCTCAGCCGAGCCAAACCTTTCGAAATCTCCACGCCTTTGTCGCCTCCCTTTTATACCAAACCTCCGGCTCCCAGAGTCCCAGTTCCCACCGTAGCAATCACTCACAACTGTTGCCTAGCAGCAGGCAAGAAGAGGCAAGGATGCCACAGCTCGATCTGGAGTCCCTCTTCTGCGTCGGCGGCGGCGAGTCCAGGTCGACGAAGGTCGCCTGCGAGACCATCGCGGTCGCAGCCTCCGACGTCGACGTCGCCAGCGCCCACGAGCAGTCGCGCCGGATTATCTGGGCCTGGTCCGGGCCAACCGGCGCGGCGCTGGAGCGGGACGGGTCGACCAAGGGCAGCTCCAACCCCAAGACCGCGGCAGAAGAGACGACGCGTAACAAGGGCGCGTCGAGGGCGCCGAGGAGGTTGGAGTTGGAGGCAATCGTGGTGGGCGTTCTGCCTGCCGGGAAGATGGTCGTGCAGCAGAGGCGCCCTCCTGTGGTCGGCCGCGGCTGGCGCCGGCCGGCCGCAGGGGCCAGGGTGTTCGCGAGCGAGGCCGTGGGCACGGAGCCCGTGTCCCCGAAGGTGTCGTGCTTTGGGGCTGTGCGGTCCGAGAGCCGCGCGGCGGCGCCTGCACCTGCGCCTTCgccgcgcggggaggaggagcaGGTCGAGGAGCGGAGCGGGTGCTGGGCGAGCGTCGCCTCCGCGCTTCGTGGCTTGCTATGCGGCTCTGACTCGGACAACCGTCGGGAAGGTGAATCTGGGGCGAGTGAATCGAAGCCCGCGGTGTCGGGGTCGCCGACGGTGGACGGTCCAGTTCTGTCGCCGCCGCGGCCGGTGCTGGGTCTGGGAGACGTGAAGCAAATTGCTTCGCGGCGGTGGCCGGATGGAGATGGGCGGTGCTTGGTTTGAATTCTCCTGCGTGCT
The window above is part of the Triticum aestivum cultivar Chinese Spring chromosome 2A, IWGSC CS RefSeq v2.1, whole genome shotgun sequence genome. Proteins encoded here:
- the LOC123185465 gene encoding uncharacterized protein, translating into MPQLDLESLFCVGGGESRSTKVACETIAVAASDVDVASAHEQSRRIIWAWSGPTGAALERDGSTKGSSNPKTAAEETTRNKGASRAPRRLELEAIVVGVLPAGKMVVQQRRPPVVGRGWRRPAAGARVFASEAVGTEPVSPKVSCFGAVRSESRAAAPAPAPSPRGEEEQVEERSGCWASVASALRGLLCGSDSDNRREGESGASESKPAVSGSPTVDGPVLSPPRPVLGLGDVKQIASRRWPDGDGRCLV